The following nucleotide sequence is from Ornithodoros turicata isolate Travis chromosome 2, ASM3712646v1, whole genome shotgun sequence.
gtctgctacggcggcgcagCGGCGCTGGCCAGGGGCCCAGAGTGCTTTGCGGCCGAATTTTacatcgcgattgtggcggcatttcaactaatatatGTAAATCTAAGTGGAATTCCGGATTGTtctggtacacatcgcaatatgaggcaaacagctctgcagcttattttcgcttccgttgtcctttaaggAGGCATTTTCAAGTGCCCTAGCCTCCGTGAACATTAAGTGAGAATGCGGTGTGTTTATCCATGCATAACAGTCTGTGATTAGATGCTCAAGTTGCAGAGCGTGCAACCTCGAAGGCACTCGCGAGAGGTAGAGGAAGTTGCCCCCCCTCCACGTCGTTCTCTCGCcctcaagtttttttttctggtttgctGTCTGGCATACGCGTACCTCGTTGCGAAGTATCGTGCCTTCCAAAATGTGAGTTTGCAGACAGTTCTATGTTGCCACTCAAAGAGGTGTCGACGAATTATCCGTGGGCGAGGCACAGTCTAATGGACAATGCAGTTCCGATAgtgagaatgatgatgactACAGCACTGGATGACGAACAGTGGTCAAAGTTGTCATTCTCGAGAGGTGCGGAGCCTCGCGTGGTATCGGCAGTCGCAGTGTCCTCGGAAAAGCTTTCGACACACAGCTGCGTTTATCTAGAGCTAGAAAAAATCCTTTTGTGGTATCAACAAATGTGCCTATGTTCAGCGATGTTCCGTTCTACTTTATTGGCATGACCCCGACCGGCGCTTTCGCGAAAGTTTATCGTGTTAGTTTCACGATAATAAGACGATTGTATTTCTCGTTCCTGTCGATATCGTTATAAGCGGGCTAGACAtataacgtgaaaaaaaaaaaaaaaaaaatctgtaggTCAGCTTATGCTTAGTCTATTGGGTAGTTTTCTAGTGGGGAGAGACAAACTGTTAGCCTCTTAATGCTGTATTTTATATGCACAGGGCACTTCTGCGTCCAGGCCGTTTTGACGTGGAAGTTCAGGTGCCAGTTCCTGATCTCAATGGTCGAAAGGAGATCTTGCAGCTGTACCTGGGCAAGGTTAAGACAGCTAAGGATGTGAACGTGGACGTCATGGCTAGAGGCACTACGGGGTTCACCGGAGCAGATCTTGAAAACGTCGTAAACCAGGCAGCAGTGCGGGCAGCAGTTGACAATGCCGAAGCTGTTTCAATGCCGTACCTTGAAAATGCGAGGGATAAGGTCCTCATGGGTTAGTTGCCAAATTTTTGGCATGTTTGGAGTTCATAAGTTAATACCGCCACCATTTGCATTGTGTTTGTGTGCCCTACTTCAGGTCCTGAACGTAGGTCAAGAATTCCAGATGAAGAAGCAAACCTCATCACAGCATACCATGAAGGAGGCCATGCCTTAGTAGCTCATTACTCCAAAGATGCTAATCCTCTTCACAAGGTCACCATTGTGCCCCGGGGTCCATCGCTTGGTCATGTATGTAAACACTTGTTTTTCAGTATTTAGCATACTCTTGCGATAAATGCATCCCTGCCAGGAGTCTCTGAAGGCAGCAACCCTTTTGCTGATGTCCTTCCACTGCTACTGTCAGTCACAATTGTCACTGCCTGCCAGATAACTTATTGTAATTATTCACGTATAATTGGAGACATTTTGCTAGGAAAAGAAGCGATTAAAATTAGGGTAATACAATTTGTGTGCTTGCATTGTGCATGGTGTGCACAATGGTGTGCATGGTGGTATCACAGACCTCTCCCCCTCGACATATTCTTTGCACTGCTCCGTCCCTCCTCCTAGCTTCATAGGCATTTGTCTACAGTAGCACCTCATTTCACCACATAAGCAGTGAGAGAGGGTGAAATATGTGCTGCTTTCACACTTTTAGTGTGTGGTTGGGATCTTCTGTTATGTACTACATAAGCTGAACATGACTATAAATGCCACAAAAACGTGTCTCACACAATGCAAAAGTTTAAACATCAGGTCGTACTGGATTCTGAGATCTCCACGAAGATGTCGGCGGCACAAAAGCTGGCTGTCTAGGAATCTAATATTTAGTTTCGACATTGTAAACGAGCATCTCTGTTTGTGCGCTCCTCAACATGAAATGCTTTTCGCGGTCTCCAGACTGGAATTTCTCTGAAGATTGAAAAACAACTAGAAGATTATGTCTAGGATCTACGATAACAGCATGTCTCTTTAGAGATGGAGGCTATCCAAGTGAATGCGTGCTAGAGAAGGAATTGCAATGTTTGACAGTGTCACAACCTTTAAAGCTATCCTGTCATGGCTCAATGCTTAATGTTGCCGGCAGGGTTCCTGCAGTGCCAGAAACATATTTTGGGAgtggttctatggggacttcatatgggggaggaggatttcacccttaTTTGTCTCTTTCAAATCCTCTACTGAAGATACGAGATACGATTTCGGAGAGGGGGCTGGGTTTAAACAACCCCCGGCTACGCCACTAAGGGCTgtattcccaaaccacccgcaactTCGCCCTCAGGGTGCCCGTAGCCCAGGGTCCCTTGTGGGCGAACATCCCTTCAGGGGAGCATGCGTTTCTCGAACGTAAACGTGCGCATCCTCGGCGAAGGGCTGGGCGTCGGGAGGCTCAAAGGGGACTTGGCCCAATTCCTCGTAGAATGAGGCAGAAGCGCATGTGCAGGACCTcgcttcatttccgcttccgacagctgtcgtctgctactttgatATCTCCTGTTCTGCTTGCGTTTGGCTTGCGAATTTCATGTTAGTATTGTGTTCCGATGTGTACAACTGTTGGGAACTGCGGATATGATTTgtacccatctcatcatcgtctctctatctgtgtgtgtgtgttatactAAAACGGCAAGATTGTAACAAttgtaacaacaacaatgggaagCCACGATTGTCCATGCTCCCCCTGATGTCCAGCATTCGGTAGTGTTCATGCACAGACGACTTTGATAAGCAGTATATTCCTTTGAATTCACATTTGTCGTACTGCTCACGGTGGTTTCCGCAGTCCCATATTCGTCGCACCGTCAGTACAGCAATAACACTGTGAGGGTAACGCTTGAATCGCTCGACGCGGTCCACAGTAAAACTATGTATTTTATGAAGCTACATGTTGTGGCAAAAAATAGCGTTAACTGTGCCAGTAAATATGGTGTTTCCATGATTATCCTCACACTGTGTAACATTTTTCCCTTGCGCTTTTGAGGCACATGTTTTGTAGTACAATGTTTTTTTAGTAAGGAGTCTCTCGGTTGTGACAATAAATATGACACTGTGCTCTAAAACTATGCGGCCCATACATTTTACAGACTGCCTACATCCCTGAGAAAGAGCATTATCATGTAACAAAATCTCAAATGATGGCAACACTGGATACCCTGATGGGAGGCCGAGCAGCTGAAGAACTCATCTTTGGTCAAGATAAGATCACATCAGGTAAATGTAAATCACAGTTACACACTGCATACTTTTACAGTGACAATCTGCAAGGTGTTGTACTTATGAGGCTGATAATTTTGGCAGCTTCATATTTCAATCTGTTTCAAGacataaaacaaagcaaaacgaGTGCAGACACCATACCCTGGACTTCAAAATGTGTTGCTCATGGGGTACAAAGGGGTGTGTAAAGAAGTACTGCATCATACACATGATCCCCAGAGTGGCATATTAGCTCTGTTGCTTTAAAACGTTATTCTTCTGCAAGCATAGTGCTGCAGCAGCTCTGAAGTGCATAATTAGTTCCAAGACTGTGTTTGGAACTGTGTGAATCTAGGGAGATAAATAAGGTAATACAGCGACAACAGGTCTGTTAATCTTTACCTGCGCAGGTTTCCTCGTGTAGCGCTAAGTAGTACTATATCCTTAGTTGCAGATAGCGTTAATTTGACCCAGAAATGCCACTTGATCTGCCAGTCATCCAGTTACCTGCTAATTTGTTGTAGTGCTGCACTTCACACTTCTATGCGCACATTGATACCAAACATGGAACAGTATTTTTTCACTGCAACTTTCAACATTGGTACTGTAGCTTCTATGTGCGCATACGTCAATGTGTACGGTTGCGGAAGATACGAATGCTGCTGATGGAGTTggatagatggcgcatcgggaCTGAAGGTGCATAAAAAACGCAGTTCCAAAGCTCATCATATTGAGGACAAAGCTTCCAGACGGCTACAAATGAAGGTTGCTGTTGTTATCAGCATACACAATAACATGCAGTTTGTTGGCTCCTAAAATGTTGGGGACTGTTCTCAACCACAGTGTACGTGATTCCTTCTAAGCCATACTGAACACTGCATTCCATCACATATTTCCTCTTTGAGTTCCCCATGGTACCTGCACTGTTTTTGACTGGAACTGTCCTTCAGACACTCACTGTATTGAGACCGCACCCAGCATATTCTAATAACGATAATAGTTTTTTCGGGCTGAGTTTAACCTGCTTTCATCATTGTATATTTGTGCTTGCTGTTGCTCTTGCTCTTGATAGGTGCCTCGAGTGACCTGAAACAAGCGACTGCGCTGGCAACTAACATGGTCAAGGAGTGGGGAATGTCTGATAAGGTATGATCGTGTATCTGCGTAGTAAAGACGGAGCTGGGGAACTGAGAAATTAATTCAAACTCAGCACTTCTCAATTTTGTGTAGTAGTCTGTTGTAAAAATGAATAGCCGAGAGCTAGCGTTTTGATTTGGCAAATGTTGCACAGCGCAGAATAGCACACTTTGCAAAGCAGCGCGTACTTCGAGATATAAATCGGCAAATTTTGATACGCAAATGAGCTTAAACCACTTCTCGAtgaccttcgccttatctgggtcaGCCATCAGATCAGCGCCTACTTTGACCAGCTCCATTGCTACAATACATGTGGCCCTCCAATGCGAACAGCCATCACTCCTTTTGCGCTCGGGAAATGCGGAAAAGTGTCTTCGGTTTCGGCAcgtttgcatagcaaaatttagcTATTTATATCCGAaggtacgtgctcgtttcaggatgtTTAAAAAAGAGGTTggattctgctatctcgcatttcttCAAAAACATCTAATTATAgtaagttaattaattaatgttaGGTAACTAGTTGTCTAGCAGTTACACATGCTTTCTGACAGGATGTCCTCCTGGCTGCATATCCCACATCTAGGTAGCTCTTATTCTGTTAAGGAAAAAAACTGTCCATGTTTCTAATAGTGGTCTGTTCAGAGTCATTTGTTACACATCGTGGTCATCTCCAAAGCCTTTGAGTTGAGGTGTTCCAGGTAGCTGATTTTCTGGATTTGGTGGTGGATTTGATAAATCCGGATTGGAAAGGGATTTGATTTGACGTGGAAACTATAAATCCAGATTCGAAATGATTCGATTTGCCGACACAGATTTGAATCTGGACTTGATCTGGATTGGACTTAAAGTCATCGATAAAatgtggatttgttttgaatcCTATTTGTGTTGCCAAGTCCACCTCAGTGGTCACCACAACAGTTTGCTAGAAACAGTGCATTGCCCTGACATGACATGAATTCCGATACATAGGTTGGCGTAAGGACCTTTGACGAAGACCAAAAGTCTCTCATTGTTGTGAACGAGCTTTCACCGGGTACAGTGGAGGTCATTGATGCTGAAATAAAGAGGTTTCTGCATGTAAGTCCTGAAATGAACTTTTGCACATACAGCTTACTGGAGCTACATATCACCATGCTTGTTGTATTAGGAATCTTATGAGCGAGCCAAAAACATTTTGAAGATGCACCAAAAAGAGCATCGGGTGCTCGCAGAGGCCCTGCTGAAGTATGAAACCTTGGATGCAGATGATGTCAAGTTGCTGCTCAGTGGGAAAGACCTTACAGACAGAAAAAGAAGGTAACCTGCGCTCTCAAAGCACCCTTGTATTTATTCCATGTGTGAGCTATATGTCAACAAAATTCTGGAGTGAAAATAAATTCCCAGCACAGTGTCCTTGCAGCTTTTTCACATTAAGAAGACTTCAAGTAGTATTTTTGTGCCGTTACAGCCAAACTTTGACATATGAATGGTAAAAAATTCAGGTCCTGTCTACATTGTAACCCGTGTCCTAGTCTTTTTTGCTGCAGTTCTTTTACCATGATCTTTATAGAGCTTGGTAAAAACTGCATTTATGTTTGAAAATACACTGTCCATCTTGCTGAGGATGAATATTCATAGCCAGGGCCGGAGTCTATTTTGTGCCTCCAGGGGGACAAGTGGAAAATTTGCCAAccattttgcccacctgagggttctctaACATGCACTGAAACCTCAGCACACCGTATTTGACATGTCGAGCGGAAGATGACGTGTCTTAGCAACTTGTGCCCTGCTACAAAGTTGCTGCAGTCTTCTCGGCCGGGTTCAAACCcacaaccttgggatcagtaggcggacacgctaccaactgatccACTGAGGTGCCTTTAATAAAGCGACGGAACTTGTAAACCAAGGTTTGATAAGTCGAGCGTTGACTGACTGCAGTGTCTTGCAATCTCCAGAGGTTACCACCGCTGTTTGTTTTGGCTAGCTCTTTCTCACACACACAGTTACTGATGTTTGCCCTGCACGACACCTGTAAGTGCTtagaggggcactaaaatgcaaaaacaaattcacttcaaattacgttacacgctatgttaatttcgtgcTTGTTAtcgtaattcaaaactttgattccgttatggagctacaatcgaaattataccggactctttctttcttcggcgctaagcagtgaacgtcgtttcagctcgtgcatcggtgtttttagtccatacTGCGCgtgtgccacgccatggagcagtcccggcaaaaaacatagtgcgcgttgcgaagcagACTGGTGTCGCTGTctgaaggacgtgaagataaatgttgtcggTGGAACAtttgcgagaactgttgtggacTACAATTCAGttaatcggtattgaaaaatgcagcagtgcgcatatacggaacactacgatcggacccgttccaaatccacatgtCCGCGATAGGTATgtgcgcgcttctcctgctgtctaaTTGGATGCCGCCGACCTTTGCCTCATGGGGATACCATTCGTTGctgccaaagacggctctgttttcgtTGAGTTTTTCGTCTAAATGCTAGCTCtctgtgaactaattttgcttgcatcacactaattgaaacactgactttcatttgagagcaagttgtttttgcattttagtgcccctttaagatacagtcgagcccgtttataacgCTATTGACAGGAACGTGAAATCCAATCGTTATAGCAGAGTTATTGTTATATGTGAGCTTTTGCGAAATCGCTGGTCAGGGCCGTGCCAATGAAGTTGAACGGCGCTGGACATGCACGTTTGTTGAGAGTGCAGAATTATTTTATCCAGCTCGAAATTGACACAGTTGTGTGTCAAAAGCTTTTTCAAAGACAACCGCTGATATCACGTGAGGCTCCGCACCTTTTGAGATAGGCGATTTCGTCCATTCCTTGTTATCCAGTGCTGTAGTCGTCATCACTCTCGGAACTACATTGTCCATTAGAACACGCCTTGTACGTGTGTAATTCTTCGGTGCGTGTTTGGGTGGTGACCTGCAACTGTCTGTCCACTCACGTATTGGAAGGCACAGCACTTCGCAACAAAGTTTTGCAtcagtacaaaatctgtctatCACGTGCCTTTGCTCATCAAAGCACGTCCCGGAATCGCAGATGCCATCGTAGCACCCAGCAAACCACAAGAAAACTGAGGGAGGGTGAGAAAACGATGTGCAGAGGGAGCAACCTCCTCTACTTCCTGCGAGTTACTTCGAAGTCACGTGCCTTGCAATGCGTTCTCACATTAATACTCACGGACGCTAAGGCTCTTGAAAATAACACCTTAAATGAAAAATGGAATCTTGCTTCTCAATTTTAACATGTTTTACCGTCCGCCAGGAAAATCCTGGTCTATGTGAGCAAATACTTTCAAGATGATCGCTATATCGAATTTGATCGTGACATCGAAGATCGTAATACACGGGCTCAACTGTATCCTCCTGCTGCTTTGTCCAACTTGGAATCTAGCGCAAAACCTGGAGCTTTAGTCCTAGATTCAGTGAATCAGTCAGTGTGGAGCAAGTGCTGGAACTTTACTGAGGCAGTTtgaggtgatgttgagtttaGGTGAACACTGTCCTGGAGTTTGGAGGTTGAATCCAAGGCACCCACTTCCAGCGTAAATACGACTGTGTGACATGCATCTTTATGATATTTGGAACCAAAGCACTGGTTGTAGTTACTAGTTATTAAATTTCATTTATTATCTATTAGTGCTTGTATTTGTGTATACAAACAGAAATCCATTATTAACAAGTAAAAACATTCCCAACTCGAGCTTCTGCATAATCCATACATTCAAACAGTATTATGTACAGTCTTGCCTGACTTGTGGCATACAGCCAATTACTGGTGGCACTATGTTGGAGGATAAATATTGGAGTCAGGCAAAAGTTTTCCAGCTTGCAGTTCACATTTGCAAAAATGGTATTACAGGTATTTACATTTACACTCGTATGTACACTAGCACCCGTGTTAAATTTATTTTTACAAATGTGTTATCTAGCTAGCTCTCAGACTACTTCTGTTGCAAGGGCTTGCAACTTTGCATATGTATGTAGGTAACTAAATGTTTATTCAAGTAAGCTCCCTGGTCCAGTATCACATCCCTCACATTGCGAGGGGTACCTATCTTAAAAGGGGTATGGACAGGCACTCTTTGTAATCACACGGACCAGGTTACCATATAAAAATTAGAGCAGCATTGGATTAACTATCAAAATACACTCCTGAGGTGCTGATTGTCCCCACTTTTGTGATGCATCCAGAAGAGAACGCCCCCCTAACAGGGATGCCATGGCAGTTCCTAACGCGTTAAAATACTCCTTTACCCATGTCCTTCTAATGTTCCAGCTGCGGCTAGCTGGTACCAAAACAAGGAAGCTAACTTATGTACAACCTTTACAAAAAAACAAATGTGGTGGTGCAGCAGAGTTGCTACCCATAATGTACCATCTAGTGTTCATTTCCGAAAGGCAATCACTTCTTCCGGTTGAGCACTTTCTCAGTAATTGTGATCAAGGCCTGCTTCTCAGGAGAGTCAACCCATGGGCTGATGTGGCGCACGGCTTCAGTGCAGTGTTTCCGAGCCAAGAGCCGTGTATGCTCCAAACCGTCACTCTGTTCATGGATGAAGAGATGATGTCAGATTGAAATTGTTCAATAGCTCTGATGAACTATAAAAGTCGAAGTCTACTAACCTTCAGGACAGCTTCGTATGCTCTCTCCACATCTCCAGGCTCAGAAAAGCGCCTCATAATCATGACGTTGAGCTCGGGAAACTGGAAGCAAAAAGAATACATGCACCATCTACGTAGCTGCTCTTGCCAGCGCTGCTCAGAACATCACGAAGAACATTATGAGCAGGTACACAGAGATGTCTGCAACCGTGTGCACGAATAAcatttttcttttgcattccAAAAGGAGTAGATTGCCAATGTGTTTCCTAGTCTGTTTCTATACCATCATTTCTTTATGCCATACCTAGTGCACAGTGTAGTTACTTGCCCCCAGCAGGGTCTTAAGTTTCTCAAATACATTTTCTGTGGCCCGAGTGTGTCAAGGGCTGCACTGACCGCTTGCCTCCCAAGCATGTGCACGTGGCAGGACTGCAGGTGGTGTCTTCCCAATAGAGTTTGGCACGTCTTCAACACGTTACTTgtggtgtatttttttttatatcactCACCAACCCGAGAACCCTTTTCCCACCGCCATTGTCTCGTTGCCCGCATGTGTTTAAGTGTCTGTCTGAATTCTTCATAGAATGACTAGATATACTTAAACACTGCATGTGACACTCCTCTAGCCGCACACAGTGCTCCTTTACAGCATTCCAACTGTCCCTGGGACAGTTTCGTACCTGTATTACGTACCTgtcttaccccccccccccacacacacacacacttgttGCAAATTCACTACTTCAATTAATCCACTCACCTTATCGCAGGCGAAGAGGACTGGGGCCGTTGCCAAACCAAGCCTGAGGTCAGCTGCTGCTGGCTTGCCAAGATCAGATTGGCTTGATATGAAGTCCAGAAGATCATCTACCAACTGCCAATAATATGGACATTTCAGCAATGACGAAAACCCTTACACTTGTTAATATTTAAATAATAGGGTGGGTGGAGCATATTTACAAGAGAATTTTTCTGCACTCATCACATGCAATTTCAGTCAATGGCGTGCAGAAATCGTCACACATGCAGAAGTGTGTACGGTAGGTTATACAGACATGATTATGTAATGTACCGCTAGCTACTGtaagtaactttttttttttttcaattcaccTGAAAAGCAATGCCAACATTCTTTCCATACTGGTAGGCTGCTTCTTGGATTTCTGCGTCACCTCCTCCCAATATGGAGACCTGAAAATTGAAAGCGATTGAAATGTGTTTCGATTAAAAATCATTGCATTATCTAGGTGCACATTAAGTTGTGCATGTGCCACATGGCCATAAGCAGATGACAACGTTATGTTGAATGACATCCGTTGTATTCTGCAAAAAAACCTGTTTGAATTTGGTTGTTTTCATGTCGCTAGCGGAATCAGTAACACTGTTAACTCTGCAAGTAGGTTGCAAAGAAGAAGGTAGCAATTGTGAAAGTTGTTAACCCATCAGTGCCAGTTTGCGATGATAAACAAATTTGTCCAGGTTGCTCAGGTTTGTTTCGAAGTGAACTGTTTTTATATCTTGACATATCCAACACTGCAACACTTACAGATTTGCATCCAAAAGCTATGAGACTGGCAGTCTTCTTAAAGGTCTTTTGTATATAGTGTGAAAACCGTTCTCCTTCATCTTCTTTGGAACCCAGCTGCATGAATTCTCCTTGAACCAGGTCCACTAAAACCTGAAACAATTCAGTTGCATAGGTTTTGTAATGATGTTGGTGATATACTTTAGGTGTGATAGGTCACCCTCATCAACTCACCTGAGAGAGAAAGGCATTAACATCATTACTTCCAATTTTGGCGAGCAATTGAGCTGTCCTTGAGAGCACAAAGTCCCCTGCTAAGATTGCCTGCAAGGGATTATATGCATTTACCAACTGTGAGCTACAGTTGCTCTAGCCAGTGCGCAATTGAGAAGCCTACCTTTTTCTGTCCCCACAGTACGTTGACACTTGGCTTTCCTCTCCTTGTGTCTGAGGTGTCAATGACATCATCGTGAACGAGGCTTGCGGTGTGGATCATTTCACATAGCAATGCTACTTTCTTCTGGTAGTCTAAAAGTCTGGAACAAATACTGGGCATGCTGAACAGTTCTTGTTTTGAAAGCATTCATCCACATTATCATGTGCTACACATTTCAGTATCCGCATATGACTGACCTATTGGATACAGACCAGTTTGCCAAAGTTGCTCTTGTCCAAAAGTTAATGAAACCCAATAGCAAATTATATAAACTCATGGGACTCTAGCTTTTGTCCTCGTATCTCCAAAGTACCTAGCAGTTGTCACACAGGATTCACGGAACATCCACTTTCCGAGCGCTTCCTATGTCCTTTATCCTTGTATCCCTCCCTGCTGGCTAAGCTACTATTACCATATGCAGTGGTGTaggcagaaaaatatttcgagagTGGTTCTATGcagactttacatgggggaggagggtTTCACCCTTGTTTCACCCTGAAGGATGGAGCAAACAAGAACTGCAGCTTCACTGAGACTAACTCCAGGAGCAGTCAGCTTTGATGTAGGAATATAGAACACTTGACCACCTACACATTCCTGTTGTGCACGTGGATGTTGACAGCTCTCGCTACTAGGGTGCATATCATTGGACGAAATGCTTTTCCCTGGCCATCGAAATAGTAGTTGGCAATTTCGTTGAGTTGGGGTTTGGATACCCAAAGCTCCTGCAACATGACAGCAGAATAGTTACATTTTACATTCAGTAATAAAACCATTTGCTGCTAACAACTGAAACATACCCAGAGTAAAGCCTCCACTTAATTTTGCCCTAACGAGGGTACTATATGCTGCATGCATGGGAGATacctttctttttcattgttcCCCTCCTCTGTTTATCAAATGGGATGTCTTTTGCATAAGCCATACGGTACCCCTTAAGGACAAGTCCTTTACCTTCTTGATGGCTTCATATATGTCTGCCAAGTCCTGTTTGGACAGTTCAAAAGGGTCTGTTGTGGCCTCAGGAAGACTTCCTGGCTGTTGTACCAGGGGAGCTTGCAGGCTTTGGACAGATGTCAGGAAACTCCTATGCAGATGTGGTGTTGTGACCAAACCGGGCTTAGTATGCCGACAGCAGTGGCTGCATATGCTGCTACCATGATGAAACCTACGAGCCTGTGTAAGATATAAGCCGAATGTAATTGTTAATTGCAGCCAGCAATGATCCAGGCAGGACAGGCATGCTTAGTATCAGTTATTACCTTACAACATATCAATTAGCCAGACACACTGAAAATTACTATATGCAGGTTCTCTGCCTcatgtaaaaaaaagtaaacaagCTTAGGACATTTGGCATAAGAAATGTTATAAGTCACTTGTGGAGGAAGTGGGATAACCATACAATATCTTTGTATGACATTGATGTTGAAAGATATAGTTAGCATTTTCCTTCCTTAGAGAATTGCTGCAAGATGTCATAACAaaagaatag
It contains:
- the LOC135385928 gene encoding all trans-polyprenyl-diphosphate synthase PDSS1-like → MAAGSASKLTVFVRRLKDFTRCLRVPRPNAPQERWERASWFSNRQARRFHHGSSICSHCCRHTKPGLVTTPHLHRSFLTSVQSLQAPLVQQPGSLPEATTDPFELSKQDLADIYEAIKKELWVSKPQLNEIANYYFDGQGKAFRPMICTLVARAVNIHVHNRNVLLDYQKKVALLCEMIHTASLVHDDVIDTSDTRRGKPSVNVLWGQKKAILAGDFVLSRTAQLLAKIGSNDVNAFLSQVLVDLVQGEFMQLGSKEDEGERFSHYIQKTFKKTASLIAFGCKSVSILGGGDAEIQEAAYQYGKNVGIAFQLVDDLLDFISSQSDLGKPAAADLRLGLATAPVLFACDKFPELNVMIMRRFSEPGDVERAYEAVLKSDGLEHTRLLARKHCTEAVRHISPWVDSPEKQALITITEKVLNRKK